Below is a genomic region from Vulgatibacter sp..
CCGCGCAGGCCGAGCAGCCTCCAATTCTTCGGGCGGATCGCGCCAGCGCCCGGGCCCCGCCACAGGAGGGTCCCCACCGCCATGATCGCGAAGCGGATCACCACCAGCTGCGGTGCGCTCATCTCGGGCGCGGCCTGCCGCGCGGCCACCGCCATCACCGCGAAGAGCGCCGAGGCGCCGATCATCAGGAGGCTGCCGAAGAGGACCGGGCGCTGCGCGAGGGTGGACAAGTAGGTGGGCGCTGGGGAGGTGGTGAGGCGCAAAGCGGGTACCGCCGGGAACGAGGCGGACCCGATGTAACGGGTGCGGCTCCCTCGTGCAACCGGGGCCTACGATCCGGAGACGGCGCGCCGTGCGGGCGGCGGGAGCACCCGCTCCACCGCCCCGCGGATCCAGGCGCGGATCGCCTCCCGGCCCTCGCACAGCGGCACCTGCGCCAGCGCCTCGTCGAGGAGGCTCCGGAGCAGGGAGGTGGCGCCGTCGAGGCCGTAGGCCTGCACCGCGGTGGGCCTGCGGTGGGCGGCATCCTGCCCCACCGGTTTGCCGAGGGCCGCAGCCGATCCGGTGGCGTCGCCGAGATCGTCGGCGACCTGGTAGGCCTGCCCGAGGCGCATCCCCACCTCGTACCAGACCTTGCCGTCGGCGCCTGCCGCCTGCGCCCCCGCTGCTGCCGCGGCGGCGAAGAGCGCCCCGGTCTTCGAGCGGTGGTAGGCGGCGAGATCCACCACCGGCTCTCCCTCCCACGCCTGGCCGGCGACGATTCCGTGGGGGG
It encodes:
- a CDS encoding polyprenyl synthetase family protein; amino-acid sequence: MEETRRIEAALEACLQEATATGCPPLLAEALRHAVFPGGARLRPQLTLAVAAACGDDQPLLADAAACAIELLHCASLVHDDLPCFDDAAFRRGRPSVHKAFGEELAVLAGDALIVHAFAWLGRAGARRPARLAGLLQLVARGVGAPHGIVAGQAWEGEPVVDLAAYHRSKTGALFAAAAAAGAQAAGADGKVWYEVGMRLGQAYQVADDLGDATGSAAALGKPVGQDAAHRRPTAVQAYGLDGATSLLRSLLDEALAQVPLCEGREAIRAWIRGAVERVLPPPARRAVSGS